One genomic region from Shewanella aestuarii encodes:
- the fba gene encoding class II fructose-bisphosphate aldolase (catalyzes the reversible aldol condensation of dihydroxyacetonephosphate and glyceraldehyde 3-phosphate in the Calvin cycle, glycolysis, and/or gluconeogenesis) yields MALISLRQLLDHAAEHGYGVPAFNVNNLEQMRAIMQAAEATDSPVIVQASAGARKYARPQFLKYLMAAALEQYPDIPVCIHQDHGTDPDICQRSIQLGMSSVMMDGSLMADGKTPASYEYNVDVTRRTVAFAHACGVSVEGEIGCLGSLETGMAGEEDGVGAEGVLSHDQLLTTPEEAARFVADTHVDALAIAIGTSHGAYKFSRKPTGDVLRIDRIKEIHARIPNTHLVMHGSSSVPQEWLEIINQYGGAIPETYGVPLEEIVEGIKHGVRKVNIDTDLRLASTGAVRKFLAENPAEFDPRKFLKASMEAMADICTTRYEAFGCAGMGSKIKPKSLQAMYKAYQAGELDPQIN; encoded by the coding sequence ATGGCTCTTATCTCTCTACGACAATTGCTAGACCATGCCGCAGAGCATGGTTATGGTGTTCCTGCTTTTAACGTCAATAACCTTGAGCAAATGCGTGCGATTATGCAAGCTGCTGAGGCAACAGACAGCCCTGTTATCGTGCAGGCATCCGCTGGTGCGCGTAAATATGCTCGCCCGCAATTTTTAAAATACTTGATGGCAGCTGCACTTGAGCAATACCCTGATATTCCAGTCTGTATTCATCAAGATCACGGTACCGATCCGGATATTTGTCAGCGCTCAATTCAGTTGGGTATGTCATCTGTCATGATGGACGGCTCGTTAATGGCTGATGGTAAAACACCTGCCTCTTATGAGTACAACGTCGATGTAACTCGTCGAACTGTTGCGTTTGCTCATGCCTGTGGTGTGTCAGTGGAAGGTGAAATTGGTTGTTTAGGTAGCCTAGAAACCGGTATGGCTGGTGAAGAAGATGGCGTTGGTGCAGAAGGTGTTTTAAGCCATGACCAGTTATTAACAACACCTGAAGAAGCTGCCCGCTTTGTTGCTGATACTCATGTTGATGCTTTAGCTATTGCAATTGGTACTAGCCACGGTGCTTATAAGTTTAGCCGTAAGCCAACAGGTGATGTTTTACGTATCGACCGTATTAAAGAAATTCACGCACGCATTCCTAATACTCACCTTGTTATGCACGGTTCATCTTCTGTACCGCAAGAATGGTTAGAAATTATCAATCAATATGGTGGCGCTATTCCGGAAACTTATGGCGTGCCATTAGAAGAAATCGTTGAAGGTATTAAGCACGGTGTGCGTAAAGTAAACATTGATACTGATTTACGCTTAGCCTCAACGGGTGCTGTACGTAAATTCTTAGCAGAAAACCCCGCTGAGTTTGATCCTCGTAAATTCTTAAAAGCGTCAATGGAAGCCATGGCAGACATTTGTACTACGCGTTATGAAGCATTTGGTTGTGCTGGCATGGGCTCTAAAATTAAGCCTAAATCATTACAGGCAATGTATAAAGCTTACCAAGCTGGTGAGTTAGATCCGCAAATCAACTAA